The Cryptosporangium minutisporangium genome includes a window with the following:
- a CDS encoding ABC transporter ATP-binding protein codes for MIAVDRLTKTYGAYKAVDDVSFRCEPGSVTGFLGPNGAGKSTTLRMVCGLTPPSHGSATVNGLPYRDLPNPGREVGVLLDASAQHAGRTGFEVLAVSARILGVDRKHVQALLDRVGLPPEAARRRVGAYSLGMRQRLGLAHALLGDPAVLILDEPANGLDPEGIFWMRGLLREFADRGGTVLLSSHLLREVEVIADHLIVIGRGRIVAQGSKADLLSAAGVRVRSTDPAALRAALDAAGLPTTGAPGGGFSVDADAEAVGRVAAAAGVVLTELRPADGSGLEEMFLQLTAAQSEKVAA; via the coding sequence ATGATCGCTGTTGACCGACTGACCAAGACGTACGGCGCGTACAAAGCGGTGGACGACGTCTCGTTCCGCTGCGAACCAGGTAGCGTCACCGGCTTCCTCGGCCCGAACGGAGCCGGGAAGTCCACGACGCTGCGGATGGTCTGTGGGCTCACTCCGCCCTCGCACGGCAGCGCGACCGTCAACGGGTTGCCCTACCGCGACCTGCCGAACCCCGGACGCGAGGTCGGGGTGCTGCTCGACGCGAGTGCTCAGCACGCCGGCCGGACCGGCTTCGAGGTCCTCGCCGTCTCGGCTCGGATCCTCGGCGTCGACCGGAAGCACGTGCAGGCGCTGCTCGATCGGGTCGGGCTGCCGCCGGAGGCCGCACGGCGACGGGTGGGTGCGTACTCACTGGGAATGCGGCAGCGGCTCGGTCTGGCGCACGCGTTGCTCGGCGACCCGGCGGTGCTGATCCTCGACGAGCCGGCCAACGGGCTCGACCCGGAGGGCATCTTCTGGATGCGCGGCCTGCTCCGCGAGTTCGCCGACCGGGGCGGCACCGTGCTGCTCTCCTCGCACCTGCTCCGGGAGGTCGAGGTGATCGCCGACCACCTGATCGTGATCGGCCGCGGCCGGATCGTCGCCCAGGGCAGCAAGGCCGATCTGCTCAGCGCCGCCGGCGTCCGCGTGCGGTCCACCGACCCCGCTGCGCTGCGGGCAGCGCTCGACGCGGCCGGTCTGCCGACGACCGGCGCCCCGGGCGGTGGCTTCTCGGTCGACGCGGACGCCGAGGCGGTGGGCCGCGTGGCGGCCGCGGCCGGGGTCGTCCTCACCGAGCTCCGCCCGGCCGACGGAAGCGGCCTGGAGGAGATGTTCCTGCAGCTCACCGCTGCTCAATCCGAGAAGGTGGCGGCATGA
- a CDS encoding ABC transporter permease, which produces MTTVAESPSYLTQQSAKPTAPSMGRLTGVELRKMADTRAGRWLLASVGLIVIALVTVRVFAGPSDTRTLENFLTFATGGVSILLPVLGILAVTSEWNQRTALTTFALVPRRHRVLTAKLLAAVVITVLSVVASLGVAVLGNLAADLLNRGGSWDLSVGAVFNALLFQLVNMLMGVAFGALLLASGLAIVLYFVIPTVWSILGSTVTALKDVAGWLDLGTTTEPLLTASMHGDDWTRLAVSVAFWVLLPLVGGVLRVLHHEVK; this is translated from the coding sequence ATGACCACAGTGGCCGAGAGCCCTTCGTACCTGACCCAGCAGTCGGCGAAGCCCACGGCGCCGTCGATGGGGCGGCTCACCGGCGTCGAACTGCGCAAAATGGCCGACACCCGGGCCGGCCGCTGGCTGTTGGCGAGCGTCGGGTTGATCGTGATCGCACTGGTGACCGTGCGGGTCTTCGCCGGCCCGTCGGACACCCGGACGCTGGAGAACTTCCTGACGTTCGCCACCGGCGGGGTGAGCATCCTCCTGCCGGTGCTGGGCATCCTCGCCGTGACCAGCGAGTGGAACCAGCGCACCGCGCTGACCACGTTCGCGCTGGTGCCGCGGCGGCACCGGGTGTTAACGGCGAAGCTGCTGGCCGCGGTGGTGATCACCGTGCTGTCGGTGGTGGCATCGCTGGGCGTCGCGGTGCTGGGCAACCTGGCGGCGGACCTGTTGAACCGCGGCGGGAGTTGGGACCTGAGCGTGGGCGCGGTCTTCAACGCGCTGCTGTTCCAGCTCGTCAACATGCTGATGGGGGTCGCGTTCGGGGCGCTGCTGCTCGCGTCCGGACTGGCGATCGTCCTGTACTTCGTGATCCCGACGGTGTGGTCGATCCTGGGGTCGACCGTGACCGCGCTGAAGGACGTCGCCGGGTGGCTCGACCTGGGCACCACCACCGAGCCGCTGCTGACCGCGTCGATGCACGGAGACGACTGGACGCGGCTCGCGGTGTCGGTGGCGTTCTGGGTGCTGCTGCCGCTCGTCGGTGGTGTGCTCCGCGTCCTCCACCACGAAGTGAAGTGA